Genomic DNA from Thiosocius teredinicola:
CGGTGCCGCAATGAGTCGTGCAGCGCGGCGTGCCAGGAGCCGTCCGAACGCTGAGAGAACCAGATGCTAGTGCTGTGGTGCGTGATTGAGGCGAACGGACAGTTTTTGTGCCAGGCGTTCTATTCCTTTTTGCGTAACGACATCCTGTTGACCCTTGATCTCAACGATCAGGTCTTCGGCCACCTCGGCCGTGTGCACATTGACCAGGCGTGCCATCAGGTACGAAAACAAGAAGCTGGGTTTGTGAACGCGTCCGACAACGATCCAATCGGCGCCATACTTCTTGCCCAGCCTGGCCGCTTCCCCGGGGTGCTCGAAAAGATAGCCGAAGCCGGCGTTTGCGCGATCTGCGTCGGATGCCTCTATGCGGACGATATCGACATCGGAAACCGCCGATACCTGCTGTTCGAGCATGCCGCTCAGCGTCGCTACGTATTGTTTCTCGGCGGGGCTTTCTTCGACCGGCGTGAGGTTGTACGACTCAAAGTCGACAATCGCGATGCCGGCCGCTGCCACTGCGAACGAGGGCAGCACGAAGAACAGCGAACACAGCAGCGCACACTGCGCCGTGTGCGATAAGAACCCGTTGGCCATTCTTGGCATAATCCACCTCTGAACGGTGTCACGCGGCGGCATCAGCGCCGCTTGCGAAATGGCAGCACACCGCTCTGATCCGCGAGGGGCGAGGGCGGCGAAGCGCCGGGCTGCCCCGATTTGGGATACAGGGCGTCGAACTGTTGTCTGATCACCGTGTAGCGCGCATCGACGGCGGCCTCGATCGAGCGTTGTTCACGTGGCAGGTCGACGATGACTTCACTGACAAGGTGTGCCGGCGACGGCGACAGAAACAGAATTCGATCGGCCAGCTGCACGGCTTCGCGCAGATCGTGGGTGACGAACAACACGCTGCTGCGATGCCGCGTCCAGACGCTCAACAAGAGTTCGCGCAGCAACTCCGCCGTCGGGTTGTCGAGCGAGACGAAGGGTTCGTCCATCAACAACAACTGGGGTTGGATGACAAAGGCGCGCGCCAGCGCGACGCGTCGTTGCATACCGATGGATATCTGGCCCGGGTGGTAGTCGGCATAGCCGGTCAAGCCCATGGCGTGCAGCAGGTCGTCTACCCGCCCTGCGGCTTCTTTGGAGCCGTCGGTGACCAACAGCACGTTGTCTCGAACCGTCGACCAAGGCAGCAGGCGCGGGTTCTGAAACATGTAACCCAGGCGACGTTCACGGGTGTCTGTCCATTCGATTCTGCCGTCGAAGGCGGTGTCGAGGCCGGCGATGAGGTGCAACAGCGTACTCTTGCCGCAGCCCGACGGACCGACGACCGCGACGAACTCCTCGCGCGCCATGCTGAACTGCAGGTCGGCAATGACCGGCTTGTCGGCGTTGCGGGCGAACGACTTTTGCTGAATATCGATTGTTAGCATCGTTGTCGCACTGTTATGCCGTGCGCCATTGGTTGGTGGTCTTCTCGAGCGGCTGAAGCAAACCGTATTCGATCACCAACATAATCAGGATGAACGCCATACTGTAGGCCATGATCGCCGTTACATCGAACAGGTGAAAATACAGGTGCAGCTGAAATCCGACGCCGTTGCTGCGCCCCAGCAGTTCGACCACCAGGACAATCTTCCATATCAGTGCCAGGCCGTTGCGCGCGGCAACGGTGAAATAGGGCAGCAGTTGCGGCAGAACGATGCGCCACAGGGTTTTCCATCGACCCAGTTGGAAGCTGCGCGCCATCTCCAGATAGTCGCGCTCCAGTACGCGGGCGCCTTCACGCAACGTGACCACCACGTTGGGAATCTTGTTGGCCGCGATCGCGAGTATGGCCGTTGTCTCGACCAGGCCGAACCAGATATAGCCGAGTACGATGATGACCAGGGCAGGGATGTTGAGAAACAGCACAAGCCACGGATCGAGCAACAGATCGGCAGTGCGGAAGCGTCCCATGACGATGCCGATGACGCTACCGACCAGCATCGCGATCAAGAACGCGAGCGCCACCCGGGTAAGTGTGGCGCCGAGGTGCATCAACATATCGCCCGAGACCGTTTCGTGCCACACGACGGCGACGACGTCGATCGGCGAGGGCAGTAGCGGGTCGGCGGCGATCATCGCAGCGGCCTGCCAGGCGGCGATCAGCGTAGCGGCCGAACCCAGACGTAGCGCAAGGGCGGAAGTCGACGTCGTCATCGCCCGTCAGTCGTCTGCTACGGCCCAGAAGGTGCCGGGGCTGAGGGTCGTGGCCTGTCCTGTCAGCTCATGGCCGCCGATCTTGGACAGGGTCTGCCAGAGACGCGCCGCAGCCTGTACCTGGGCCGGCGTCATCGGCTGTGGGATGCCTTCACGATAGCCATCACGTAGCGCAACGAACTCGGCATCGTTGGCGGCGCCCATCACCGGTCTGAGTCGCTCCCAGGCCTCATCTGAGGTCTGCAGCA
This window encodes:
- a CDS encoding ABC transporter permease, with product MTTSTSALALRLGSAATLIAAWQAAAMIAADPLLPSPIDVVAVVWHETVSGDMLMHLGATLTRVALAFLIAMLVGSVIGIVMGRFRTADLLLDPWLVLFLNIPALVIIVLGYIWFGLVETTAILAIAANKIPNVVVTLREGARVLERDYLEMARSFQLGRWKTLWRIVLPQLLPYFTVAARNGLALIWKIVLVVELLGRSNGVGFQLHLYFHLFDVTAIMAYSMAFILIMLVIEYGLLQPLEKTTNQWRTA
- a CDS encoding DUF2380 domain-containing protein translates to MANGFLSHTAQCALLCSLFFVLPSFAVAAAGIAIVDFESYNLTPVEESPAEKQYVATLSGMLEQQVSAVSDVDIVRIEASDADRANAGFGYLFEHPGEAARLGKKYGADWIVVGRVHKPSFLFSYLMARLVNVHTAEVAEDLIVEIKGQQDVVTQKGIERLAQKLSVRLNHAPQH
- a CDS encoding ABC transporter ATP-binding protein, with the protein product MLTIDIQQKSFARNADKPVIADLQFSMAREEFVAVVGPSGCGKSTLLHLIAGLDTAFDGRIEWTDTRERRLGYMFQNPRLLPWSTVRDNVLLVTDGSKEAAGRVDDLLHAMGLTGYADYHPGQISIGMQRRVALARAFVIQPQLLLMDEPFVSLDNPTAELLRELLLSVWTRHRSSVLFVTHDLREAVQLADRILFLSPSPAHLVSEVIVDLPREQRSIEAAVDARYTVIRQQFDALYPKSGQPGASPPSPLADQSGVLPFRKRR